The Pseudomonas parafulva genome includes a window with the following:
- the tsaD gene encoding tRNA (adenosine(37)-N6)-threonylcarbamoyltransferase complex transferase subunit TsaD yields MLVLGLETSCDETGVALYDSERGLLADALFSQIDLHRVFGGVVPELASRDHVKRMLPLIRQVLDEAGCVATEIDAIAYTAGPGLVGALLVGASCAQALAFAWDIPAIGVHHMEGHLLAPMLEENPPAFPFVALLVSGGHTQLVRVDGIGQYELLGESLDDAAGEAFDKTAKLIGLNYPGGPEIARLAERGTPGRFVFPRPMTDRPGLAMSFSGLKTFALNTWQQCREAGDDNEQTRCDVSLAFQQAVVETLTIKCKRALKQTGLKRLVIAGGVSANKALRASLEDMLGNLKGNVYYARPQFCTDNGAMIAYAGCQRLLAGQQQDLAISVQARWPMEQLPPL; encoded by the coding sequence ATGCTAGTACTGGGATTGGAAACATCCTGCGACGAAACCGGCGTCGCATTATACGACAGTGAACGGGGCCTGCTGGCCGATGCGCTGTTCAGTCAGATCGATCTGCACCGCGTGTTTGGCGGCGTGGTGCCCGAACTCGCGTCGCGCGACCACGTCAAGCGCATGCTGCCGCTGATTCGCCAAGTGCTGGACGAAGCGGGTTGCGTGGCCACCGAAATCGACGCCATCGCGTATACAGCAGGCCCCGGGCTGGTCGGCGCACTCCTGGTCGGTGCCTCCTGCGCCCAGGCCCTGGCCTTTGCCTGGGACATCCCGGCCATCGGTGTACACCACATGGAAGGCCACTTGCTGGCGCCCATGCTGGAAGAAAACCCGCCGGCGTTTCCGTTCGTTGCCTTGTTGGTTTCCGGCGGTCATACCCAGCTGGTACGCGTCGATGGCATTGGTCAGTACGAATTGCTGGGCGAGAGCCTGGACGATGCGGCCGGCGAGGCGTTCGACAAGACCGCCAAGCTCATCGGCCTGAACTACCCTGGTGGGCCGGAAATTGCCCGGCTTGCCGAGCGCGGCACACCGGGCCGGTTTGTGTTCCCTCGGCCGATGACCGATCGGCCAGGCCTGGCAATGAGCTTCAGTGGCCTGAAAACCTTCGCCCTCAATACCTGGCAGCAGTGCCGGGAGGCTGGTGACGACAACGAACAAACCCGTTGCGACGTGTCCCTGGCGTTCCAGCAGGCGGTGGTAGAGACTTTGACCATCAAGTGCAAGCGGGCACTCAAGCAGACGGGCCTCAAGCGGTTGGTCATTGCCGGGGGGGTCAGCGCCAACAAGGCCCTGCGCGCTTCGCTGGAAGACATGCTCGGCAACCTCAAGGGCAATGTCTATTACGCCCGTCCGCAGTTCTGCACCGACAATGGGGCCATGATCGCCTATGCCGGTTGCCAGCGGCTGCTGGCGGGGCAGCAGCAAGACCTGGCGATCAGCGTGCAGGCGCGTTGGCCGATGGAGCAGTTGCCGCCTCTGTAG
- a CDS encoding YeaH/YhbH family protein has product MSYVIDRRLNGKNKSTVNRQRFLRRYRDHIKKAVEEAVSRRSITDMEHGEQISIPGRDIDEPVLHHGRGGKQTVVHPGNKEFTAGEHIPRPQGGGGGSGRGKAGNAGDGMDDFVFQITQEEFLEFMFEDLELPNLVKRHLTGADTFKNVRAGIASEGNPSRINIVRTLRSAHARRIALTGSSRALLREAQKELARLRVEEPDNFTDIQETEQEIERLKARINRLPFLDTFDLKYNLLVKQPNPSSKAVMFCLMDVSGSMTQATKDIAKRFFILLYLFLKRNYDRIEVVFIRHHTSAREVDEEEFFYSRETGGTIVSSALKLMQEIMAERYPASDWNIYAAQASDGDNWNDDSPICRDILTRQIMPHVQYYTYVEITPREHQALWYEYERIGDAFPDTFAQQQLVSAGDIYPVFRELFQRRLAT; this is encoded by the coding sequence ATGAGCTACGTTATCGACCGACGCCTGAATGGCAAGAACAAGAGCACGGTCAACCGCCAGCGCTTTTTGCGCCGGTACCGTGATCACATCAAAAAGGCCGTGGAAGAAGCGGTTAGTCGCCGCTCCATCACGGACATGGAGCACGGTGAGCAGATCAGCATCCCAGGCCGTGATATCGACGAGCCAGTGCTGCACCATGGCCGTGGCGGCAAGCAGACCGTCGTACACCCGGGCAACAAGGAATTCACCGCAGGTGAGCATATCCCCCGTCCGCAGGGTGGTGGCGGCGGCAGTGGCCGTGGCAAGGCCGGCAATGCCGGTGACGGCATGGACGACTTCGTTTTCCAGATCACCCAGGAGGAGTTCCTGGAGTTCATGTTCGAGGACCTGGAGTTGCCCAACCTGGTCAAGCGTCACCTGACGGGTGCAGACACGTTCAAGAACGTGCGCGCCGGTATCGCAAGCGAGGGCAACCCGTCACGTATCAATATCGTACGCACACTGCGCTCGGCCCATGCTCGGCGCATCGCATTGACCGGCAGTAGCCGCGCCCTGCTTCGCGAAGCCCAGAAAGAGCTTGCCCGCCTGCGCGTCGAGGAGCCTGACAACTTTACGGACATCCAGGAAACCGAGCAGGAGATCGAGCGGTTGAAGGCGCGTATCAATCGGCTGCCCTTCCTCGACACCTTCGACCTCAAATACAACCTGCTGGTGAAGCAACCGAACCCCAGTTCCAAGGCTGTCATGTTCTGCCTGATGGACGTTTCGGGCTCGATGACCCAGGCCACCAAGGACATCGCCAAGCGCTTCTTCATCCTGCTGTATTTGTTCCTCAAGCGTAACTACGACCGGATCGAAGTCGTGTTCATACGGCACCACACCAGCGCGCGCGAGGTGGATGAAGAAGAGTTCTTCTACAGTCGCGAAACCGGCGGCACCATCGTCTCCAGTGCCTTGAAGCTGATGCAGGAAATCATGGCCGAACGCTACCCAGCAAGTGACTGGAACATCTACGCGGCCCAGGCGTCGGATGGCGATAACTGGAACGACGACTCACCGATCTGCCGCGACATCCTCACCCGGCAGATCATGCCGCACGTTCAGTACTACACTTACGTGGAAATCACCCCACGTGAACATCAGGCGCTCTGGTACGAGTACGAACGTATCGGCGATGCCTTCCCCGATACGTTCGCGCAACAGCAATTGGTATCGGCCGGCGATATCTACCCGGTCTTCCGTGAACTCTTCCAGCGCAGGTTAGCCACATGA
- a CDS encoding SpoVR family protein → MTARAQRRQPISTGSEWTFDLIRTYDREIGRLAERYALDTYPNQIEVITAEQMMDAYASVGMPLGYHHWSYGKQFLSTEKSYSRGQMGLAYEIVINSDPCIAYLMEENTMCMQALVIAHACYGHNSFFKGNYLFRTWTDASSIIDYLVFAKQYIAQCEERHGIDAVEDLIDSCHALMNYGVDRYKRPYPISAEEERRRQKDREEHLQRQINDLWRTIPKSADKTSERDDVRFPAEPQENILYFIEKNAPLLEPWQREVVRIVRKIAQYFYPQRQTQVMNEGWATFWHYTLMNDLYDEGLITEGFMMEFLQSHTSVVFQPGFDSPYYNGINPYALGFAMYTDIRRMCEAPTEEDRHWFPDIAGSDWLSTLKFAMSSFKDESFILQYLSPKVMRDLKLFSILDDDQRDELYVPAIHDDAGYRTIREQLAAQYNLGNREPNVQIWSVDRRGDRSLTLRHQQHNRKPLGDSTEEVLKHLHRLWGFDIHLETVQGDQVMKTHHMPPRGEHGEGSDYGRLDMAVIHHL, encoded by the coding sequence ATGACCGCCAGAGCACAGAGACGCCAGCCCATCTCCACCGGCTCAGAGTGGACGTTCGACCTGATCCGAACCTATGACCGGGAAATCGGCCGCCTGGCCGAACGTTACGCCTTGGACACCTACCCCAATCAGATCGAGGTAATCACCGCCGAGCAGATGATGGACGCCTACGCTTCGGTCGGCATGCCGCTGGGTTATCACCACTGGTCCTACGGCAAGCAATTCCTCAGTACCGAGAAATCCTACAGCCGCGGGCAAATGGGGCTTGCTTACGAAATCGTTATCAACTCCGACCCCTGCATCGCTTATCTCATGGAAGAGAACACCATGTGCATGCAGGCCCTAGTGATCGCTCATGCGTGCTATGGGCACAACAGTTTCTTCAAGGGCAACTACCTGTTCCGCACCTGGACCGATGCCAGCTCGATCATCGATTACCTGGTCTTTGCCAAGCAGTACATCGCCCAGTGCGAGGAGCGTCACGGGATCGATGCGGTGGAAGACCTCATCGACTCTTGCCACGCCCTGATGAATTACGGGGTGGACCGCTACAAGCGCCCCTATCCCATTTCTGCCGAAGAAGAGCGTCGCCGGCAGAAGGATCGGGAGGAACACCTCCAACGGCAGATCAACGACCTGTGGCGCACCATTCCCAAAAGTGCCGACAAGACCAGTGAACGGGACGACGTGCGCTTCCCCGCCGAACCTCAGGAAAACATCCTCTACTTCATCGAGAAGAACGCACCGCTACTCGAACCCTGGCAGCGCGAGGTGGTGCGGATCGTGCGCAAGATCGCCCAGTATTTCTATCCACAGCGCCAGACACAGGTGATGAACGAAGGCTGGGCGACCTTCTGGCACTACACGCTGATGAACGATCTGTATGACGAGGGGCTGATCACCGAAGGCTTCATGATGGAGTTCCTTCAGTCCCATACCAGCGTGGTCTTCCAGCCTGGTTTCGATAGCCCCTATTACAACGGCATCAACCCTTACGCGTTGGGCTTTGCCATGTATACCGACATTCGGCGCATGTGTGAGGCACCCACCGAGGAAGATCGCCACTGGTTTCCGGACATTGCCGGCAGCGATTGGCTTTCAACCCTCAAGTTCGCCATGAGCAGCTTCAAGGACGAAAGCTTCATCCTTCAATACTTATCGCCCAAGGTGATGCGTGATCTGAAACTGTTCAGCATCCTGGACGATGACCAGCGGGACGAACTGTACGTGCCTGCCATCCACGACGATGCAGGCTATCGCACCATCCGCGAACAATTGGCCGCCCAATATAACCTCGGCAATCGCGAGCCGAACGTTCAGATATGGAGCGTCGATCGTCGCGGAGATCGGTCGCTGACGCTTCGGCACCAGCAACACAACCGCAAGCCCTTGGGGGATTCGACCGAAGAGGTACTCAAGCACCTGCATCGGTTGTGGGGGTTCGATATTCACCTGGAAACCGTGCAAGGCGACCAGGTGATGAAAACCCATCACATGCCCCCTCGTGGCGAGCACGGCGAAGGTTCTGACTACGGGCGCCTGGACATGGCGGTCATTCACCACCTGTGA
- the folB gene encoding dihydroneopterin aldolase → MDRVFIEGLEVDTVIGAYDWERDIRQCLRLDLSFAWDNRPAAAGDDLALALDYASVSTRIQGFAEQARFELVETFAERLVAVLMDEFGIPWVRLKLTKPGAVPAARGGVGVEIERGCL, encoded by the coding sequence TTGGACAGAGTGTTCATCGAAGGCCTGGAAGTCGATACCGTGATCGGTGCCTATGACTGGGAGCGGGATATTCGCCAGTGCCTGCGTCTTGACCTGAGCTTCGCCTGGGATAACAGGCCTGCGGCCGCAGGCGACGACCTCGCCCTGGCGCTCGATTACGCGAGCGTTTCGACGCGCATCCAGGGGTTTGCCGAGCAGGCACGCTTCGAGTTGGTCGAAACCTTCGCCGAGCGCTTGGTTGCCGTGTTGATGGACGAGTTCGGCATCCCCTGGGTGCGCTTGAAGCTCACCAAGCCGGGCGCAGTGCCGGCAGCGCGCGGTGGTGTTGGCGTGGAGATCGAGCGCGGATGTCTCTGA
- the folK gene encoding 2-amino-4-hydroxy-6-hydroxymethyldihydropteridine diphosphokinase: MSLSTVYLGLGSNVDRHTHLCAGLDALAAILTDMRCSPAFESQAVGIKSGPFINFVVTGQTTLPLIELDRRLKFIEADNGRYAPDRLGLPLDIDVLMYDDLHGTFDGLVLPRAEILKNAFVLWPLSLLAPDLVHPGVGKTMAQVWQESQIDQVLAPVAFEWRGLQLTPA, from the coding sequence ATGTCTCTGAGCACGGTATACCTGGGCCTTGGCAGCAACGTCGATCGGCATACCCACCTGTGTGCCGGTCTCGATGCGCTGGCGGCCATTCTGACCGACATGCGTTGCTCGCCCGCGTTCGAAAGCCAGGCGGTGGGCATCAAGAGCGGGCCGTTCATCAATTTTGTGGTGACCGGACAGACGACGCTACCGTTGATCGAACTGGACCGGCGGCTGAAATTCATCGAGGCCGACAATGGCCGGTATGCCCCTGATCGACTCGGCCTGCCGCTGGATATCGACGTGCTGATGTATGACGACCTGCATGGCACTTTCGACGGGCTGGTGCTGCCCCGGGCTGAGATTCTGAAAAATGCCTTCGTGCTGTGGCCGTTGTCGCTACTGGCGCCTGATCTGGTGCACCCGGGTGTAGGCAAAACCATGGCGCAGGTGTGGCAAGAGTCGCAGATCGATCAGGTCCTGGCGCCCGTCGCCTTCGAGTGGCGCGGGTTGCAACTGACGCCTGCCTGA
- the rpsU gene encoding 30S ribosomal protein S21, which yields MPAVKVKENEPFDVALRRFKRSCEKAGVLAEVRSREFYEKPTAERKRKAAAAVKRHAKKVQREQRRAVRLY from the coding sequence ATGCCAGCCGTCAAAGTTAAAGAGAACGAACCCTTCGACGTAGCTCTGCGTCGTTTCAAGCGCTCCTGCGAAAAAGCCGGTGTACTGGCTGAAGTTCGTAGCCGCGAGTTTTACGAGAAGCCGACCGCAGAGCGTAAGCGTAAGGCAGCTGCCGCTGTCAAACGTCACGCCAAGAAAGTTCAGCGCGAACAGCGCCGCGCCGTTCGTCTGTACTAA
- the dnaG gene encoding DNA primase, with translation MAGLIPQSFIDDLINRLDIVDVVSSRVQLKKTGKNYSACCPFHKEKTPSFTVSPDKQFYYCFGCGAGGNALGFVMDHDNLDFPQAVEELARAAGMEVPREQGRRDQKPRQPTDSPLYPLLDAASEFYRQALRSHPTRKAAVEYLKGRGLSGEVARDFGLGFAPPGWDNLLKHLGADTLQQKVMIDAGLLIENAETGKRYDRFRDRVMFPIRDSRGRIIAFGGRVLGDDKPKYLNSPETPVFHKGQELYGLYEARKHNRNLDEIIVVEGYMDVIALAQQGLRNAVATLGTATSEEHLKRLFRVVPSVLFCFDGDQAGRKAAWRALESALSNLQDGRRARFLFLPEGEDPDSLVRAEGTDAFMARINQHAQPLADYFFEQLSIEADPRSLEGKAHMATLAAPLIEKIPGANLRQLMRNRLREITGLDPQQVEQLAQQAPAAPSADYDPGYDYDAMVSYTPDYADMPQPDYAGAHQEQAWTPKKAGGKKAWSDKPWDKHRKGGKQWQRDEPPPRVPAPVEPPTLAALRTLLHHPLLAGKVEDASHFADEEQLYSQLLVALIEAAQKNPGLSSMQLIARWHGTEQGRLLRALAEKEWLIVADNLEQQFFDTITSLSARQRERSLEQLLRKSRQSELTSEEKTQLLALLSRNVPAQNPTSSGA, from the coding sequence ATGGCCGGGCTGATTCCCCAGAGTTTCATCGACGACCTCATCAACCGCCTCGACATCGTCGACGTGGTCAGCTCCCGTGTCCAACTGAAAAAAACCGGCAAGAATTATTCTGCCTGTTGCCCGTTCCACAAGGAAAAGACCCCCTCCTTCACCGTGAGCCCCGACAAGCAGTTCTATTACTGCTTTGGTTGCGGCGCCGGCGGCAACGCCCTTGGCTTCGTCATGGACCACGACAACCTGGATTTCCCCCAGGCCGTCGAGGAACTGGCACGAGCGGCAGGCATGGAGGTCCCGCGCGAGCAAGGCCGGCGCGACCAGAAACCGCGCCAGCCGACCGACTCACCGTTGTATCCGCTGCTGGATGCCGCCTCGGAGTTCTACCGCCAAGCCCTGCGCAGTCACCCGACCCGCAAGGCAGCGGTGGAGTACCTGAAAGGCCGCGGTTTATCCGGCGAAGTGGCGCGCGACTTCGGCCTGGGTTTCGCGCCGCCTGGCTGGGACAACCTGCTCAAGCACCTGGGTGCCGACACGCTACAGCAGAAGGTCATGATCGATGCCGGCCTGCTGATCGAGAATGCCGAAACCGGCAAACGCTACGACCGCTTCCGCGATCGGGTGATGTTTCCGATTCGCGACAGCCGTGGCCGCATTATCGCCTTCGGCGGCAGGGTGCTAGGTGACGACAAGCCCAAGTACCTGAACTCTCCCGAAACGCCTGTGTTCCACAAGGGCCAGGAGCTGTACGGGCTGTACGAGGCCCGCAAGCACAACCGCAACCTCGACGAAATCATCGTGGTCGAGGGCTACATGGACGTGATTGCCCTGGCCCAGCAGGGGTTGCGCAACGCCGTGGCCACCCTGGGCACCGCCACCAGCGAAGAGCACCTCAAGCGCCTGTTTCGCGTGGTACCGAGCGTACTGTTCTGCTTCGACGGCGACCAGGCCGGGCGCAAGGCGGCCTGGCGAGCGCTGGAGTCCGCCCTGTCGAACCTGCAGGACGGCCGTCGCGCGCGTTTTCTGTTCCTGCCTGAAGGCGAAGACCCAGACAGCTTGGTCCGCGCCGAAGGCACCGACGCCTTCATGGCCCGCATCAACCAGCACGCGCAACCATTGGCTGACTACTTCTTCGAGCAGCTGAGCATCGAGGCAGACCCTCGCTCGCTCGAAGGCAAGGCGCACATGGCCACCCTGGCTGCACCGTTGATCGAAAAAATCCCGGGCGCCAACCTGCGTCAACTGATGCGCAACCGCTTGCGGGAAATCACCGGGCTCGATCCGCAGCAGGTTGAGCAACTGGCGCAACAGGCCCCCGCGGCGCCCAGCGCAGATTACGACCCAGGCTATGACTACGATGCCATGGTCAGCTACACGCCTGATTACGCCGACATGCCGCAGCCCGATTATGCTGGCGCTCATCAGGAACAGGCCTGGACGCCCAAAAAGGCCGGCGGCAAGAAAGCCTGGAGCGACAAACCCTGGGACAAGCATCGCAAGGGCGGCAAGCAGTGGCAGCGTGACGAGCCCCCGCCCCGCGTGCCGGCACCGGTCGAACCGCCTACGCTGGCGGCGCTGCGCACGCTGTTGCATCACCCGCTCCTGGCCGGCAAGGTGGAAGACGCCAGCCATTTTGCCGACGAAGAACAGCTCTACAGCCAACTGCTGGTGGCATTGATCGAAGCTGCACAGAAAAATCCTGGGCTAAGCTCAATGCAGTTGATCGCACGCTGGCATGGCACCGAACAAGGTCGCCTGCTGCGGGCGTTGGCGGAGAAGGAATGGCTGATCGTGGCCGACAACCTTGAACAACAGTTTTTCGACACCATTACTAGCTTGTCCGCTCGCCAACGTGAGCGAAGTCTGGAACAACTGCTCAGGAAATCCCGTCAAAGCGAATTGACCAGCGAGGAAAAAACCCAGCTTCTCGCCTTGTTGAGCCGGAATGTTCCCGCACAAAACCCGACCTCATCTGGCGCGTGA
- the plsY gene encoding glycerol-3-phosphate 1-O-acyltransferase PlsY, which produces MFWLLALLAYLLGSLSFAIVLSRLAGSPDPRCSGSGNAGATNMLRLAGRKMAILTLLGDLCKGLLPVMLARLAGLDLHAQAWIGICAVLGHLFPVYFRFRGGKGVATAAGMLVGLYLPAALLAIVAWVLTLYLTRTSSLAALIATPLTLPLLAWRQPEALLPMTVLTVLIVWRHRSNLRDLFAGRERHF; this is translated from the coding sequence ATGTTTTGGTTACTGGCGCTGCTCGCCTACCTGCTCGGCTCGCTGTCCTTCGCCATTGTCCTGAGCCGCCTTGCGGGCAGCCCGGACCCGCGTTGCAGTGGTTCGGGCAATGCCGGCGCTACCAACATGCTGCGCCTGGCAGGGCGCAAGATGGCGATCCTGACCCTGCTTGGCGACCTGTGCAAGGGGCTGTTGCCGGTAATGCTCGCCCGCCTTGCCGGGCTGGACCTGCACGCGCAGGCCTGGATCGGTATCTGTGCAGTGCTGGGCCACCTGTTCCCCGTGTACTTTCGCTTTCGCGGTGGCAAGGGCGTGGCGACCGCGGCTGGCATGCTGGTCGGCCTGTACTTGCCTGCCGCGTTGCTGGCCATCGTTGCCTGGGTGCTGACCCTGTACCTCACCCGTACCAGCTCCCTGGCTGCGCTGATCGCTACACCGCTGACCCTGCCATTGCTGGCCTGGCGCCAGCCCGAGGCCCTGCTGCCGATGACGGTACTGACCGTCCTGATCGTATGGCGCCATCGCAGTAACCTGCGTGACCTGTTTGCAGGCCGCGAGCGGCACTTCTGA
- a CDS encoding multifunctional CCA addition/repair protein, protein MHIYKVGGAVRDRLLGRPVTDIDWLVVGATVEDMLAKGFRPVGADFPVFLHPKTGQEYALARTERKSGRGYGGFTFHASPDVTLEQDLIRRDLTINAMAEDADGTLYDPYQGKADLDRRLLRHVSPAFAEDPLRVLRVARFAARYAPLGFKVADDTLGLMQHISASGELLALTAERTWKEIERALMEAHPKVFFEVLRACNALHVLLPELEPHPQTLVALEQAARHQLALPVRWACLLHPLPTASIKALNQRLKTPRECQDLSMLTSQCLEQANKALELPAQTLLDLLQTFDVYRRPQRFEDFLAACRAIAQGNGQTDYRQADYLQGAMAAARAVDVKPLVQAGFTGQALGEALKNERLQTLDAYKGS, encoded by the coding sequence ATGCACATTTACAAAGTGGGGGGCGCAGTACGCGACCGCCTACTCGGCCGCCCGGTCACCGATATCGACTGGCTCGTGGTAGGCGCCACGGTTGAAGACATGCTTGCCAAAGGGTTCCGCCCGGTTGGCGCAGACTTTCCGGTGTTTCTGCATCCCAAGACCGGCCAGGAATATGCGTTGGCCCGTACCGAGCGAAAGAGCGGCAGGGGCTACGGCGGGTTCACCTTTCACGCAAGCCCGGACGTCACGCTCGAGCAAGACCTGATACGCCGCGACCTGACCATTAACGCGATGGCGGAGGACGCGGACGGCACCCTCTACGACCCTTATCAGGGCAAGGCCGACCTTGATCGGCGCCTGCTTCGCCACGTTTCGCCCGCGTTTGCCGAAGATCCACTGCGTGTGCTGCGCGTCGCTCGTTTTGCAGCGCGTTATGCGCCGTTGGGCTTCAAAGTGGCCGACGACACGCTGGGCTTGATGCAGCACATCAGCGCTTCGGGTGAACTGCTGGCGTTAACGGCAGAACGCACCTGGAAGGAAATCGAGCGGGCATTGATGGAGGCGCACCCCAAGGTGTTCTTCGAAGTCCTGCGAGCATGCAATGCCCTGCACGTGCTGCTGCCGGAACTGGAGCCTCATCCCCAGACCCTGGTCGCACTGGAACAGGCAGCCCGGCATCAGCTTGCGTTGCCCGTACGCTGGGCCTGTCTGCTGCATCCTTTACCAACCGCGTCGATCAAGGCGCTCAATCAGCGCCTGAAGACCCCGCGGGAGTGCCAGGATCTGTCGATGCTGACCAGCCAGTGCCTGGAGCAGGCCAACAAGGCCTTAGAGCTGCCTGCCCAGACGCTGTTGGATCTGTTGCAAACGTTCGACGTTTACCGCAGGCCGCAGCGTTTCGAGGACTTTCTAGCAGCCTGTCGAGCGATCGCGCAGGGCAACGGACAGACAGACTACCGGCAGGCAGACTACCTGCAAGGGGCTATGGCCGCTGCCCGGGCCGTGGATGTAAAGCCGCTGGTTCAGGCTGGTTTCACCGGCCAGGCGCTGGGTGAGGCCTTGAAAAATGAGCGCTTGCAGACGCTCGATGCCTACAAGGGCAGCTAG
- a CDS encoding PrkA family serine protein kinase — MSIFSHFQQRFESTRQEELSLQEYLELCKEDRSAYASASERLLMAIGEPELIDTSTNSRLSRIFSNKMIRRYPAFADFHGMEECIDQIVSYFRHAAQGLEEKKQILYLLGPVGGGKSSLAEKLKQLMERVPFYAIKGSPVFESPLGLFNATEDGAILEEEYGIPRRYLNTIMSPWATKRLQEFGGDISKFKVVKLYPSILNQIAIAKTEPGDENNQDISALVGKVDIRKLEEFPQNDADAYSYSGALCRANQGLMEFVEMFKAPIKVLHPLLTATQEGNYNSTEGLGAIPYSGILLAHSNESEWHTFRNNKNNEAFIDRIYIVKVPYCLRVSDEIRIYDKLLINSSLSKAHCAPDTLKMLAQFTVLSRLKEPDNSNIYSKMRVYDGENLKDTDPKAKSIQEYRDSAGVDEGMNGLSTRFAFKILSKVFNFDPHEVAANPVHLLYVLEQQIEQEQFPAEVRERYLRYLKEYLAPRYIEFIGKEIQTAYLESYSEYGQNIFDRYVLYADFWIQDQEYRDPETGEILNRIALNEELEKIEKPAGISNPKDFRNEIVNFVLRARANNNGKNPSWLSYEKLRVVIEKKMFSNTEDLLPVISFNAKASKEDQQKHNDFVTRMVERGYTDKQVRLLSEWYLRVRKSQ, encoded by the coding sequence ATGAGTATTTTTAGCCACTTCCAACAACGCTTCGAGTCCACGCGCCAAGAAGAACTCTCGCTGCAGGAGTACCTGGAACTGTGCAAGGAGGATCGTAGCGCCTACGCATCGGCATCCGAGCGCCTGTTGATGGCCATCGGTGAGCCAGAGCTGATCGACACCTCTACCAACTCTAGGCTGTCGCGCATCTTTTCCAACAAGATGATCCGGCGCTATCCGGCCTTTGCCGACTTCCATGGCATGGAAGAGTGCATCGACCAGATCGTGTCGTACTTCCGCCATGCCGCCCAAGGCCTGGAAGAGAAGAAGCAGATTCTTTACCTGCTTGGCCCGGTGGGTGGCGGTAAATCCTCCCTGGCCGAAAAGCTCAAGCAACTCATGGAGCGGGTGCCCTTCTACGCCATCAAGGGGTCGCCGGTCTTCGAGTCGCCGCTGGGGTTGTTCAACGCCACCGAAGACGGGGCCATTCTCGAGGAAGAGTACGGCATCCCGCGGCGCTACCTGAACACCATCATGTCGCCGTGGGCCACCAAGCGCTTGCAGGAATTCGGCGGCGATATCAGCAAGTTCAAGGTGGTCAAGCTCTACCCCTCCATCCTCAACCAGATTGCCATCGCCAAGACCGAGCCTGGCGACGAGAACAACCAGGACATCTCTGCACTCGTGGGCAAGGTGGATATCCGCAAGCTTGAAGAATTCCCGCAGAACGACGCCGACGCCTACAGTTATTCAGGCGCGCTTTGCCGAGCCAACCAGGGCTTGATGGAATTCGTCGAGATGTTCAAGGCGCCCATCAAGGTGCTTCACCCCCTGCTGACGGCCACCCAGGAAGGCAACTACAACAGCACCGAAGGCCTGGGCGCTATTCCCTACTCCGGGATCCTGCTGGCGCACTCCAACGAGTCCGAATGGCACACCTTCCGCAACAACAAGAACAACGAAGCTTTCATTGACCGTATCTACATCGTGAAGGTGCCTTACTGCCTGCGGGTCAGCGACGAGATCCGCATCTACGACAAGCTGCTGATCAACAGCTCGCTGTCCAAGGCCCATTGCGCCCCGGACACGCTGAAAATGCTGGCCCAGTTCACCGTCCTCTCGCGCCTCAAGGAGCCTGACAACTCCAACATCTATTCGAAGATGCGGGTGTACGACGGCGAAAACCTCAAAGACACCGACCCCAAGGCCAAGTCCATCCAGGAATACCGCGACTCGGCAGGCGTCGATGAAGGTATGAACGGCCTGTCGACCCGCTTCGCCTTCAAGATCCTGTCCAAGGTGTTCAACTTCGACCCTCACGAAGTGGCGGCCAACCCGGTGCACCTGCTGTATGTGCTCGAGCAGCAGATCGAACAGGAACAATTCCCGGCCGAGGTGCGCGAACGCTACCTGCGCTACCTGAAGGAATACCTGGCCCCCCGGTACATCGAGTTCATCGGCAAAGAAATCCAGACAGCTTACTTGGAGTCCTACAGCGAGTACGGCCAGAACATCTTCGACCGTTATGTGCTGTACGCCGACTTCTGGATCCAGGATCAGGAGTACCGCGATCCGGAAACCGGCGAGATTCTCAACCGCATCGCCCTGAACGAAGAGCTGGAGAAGATCGAGAAACCGGCGGGTATCAGCAACCCCAAAGACTTCCGCAACGAGATCGTCAACTTCGTGCTGCGCGCCCGGGCCAACAACAACGGCAAGAACCCAAGCTGGCTCAGCTACGAGAAGCTGCGGGTGGTGATCGAGAAGAAAATGTTCTCCAACACCGAAGACTTGCTGCCTGTCATCAGCTTCAACGCCAAGGCCAGCAAGGAGGATCAACAGAAACACAACGACTTCGTCACGCGCATGGTGGAGCGTGGCTACACCGACAAGCAGGTACGTCTGCTGTCGGAATGGTACCTGCGGGTCAGGAAATCGCAATAA